From a region of the Haematobia irritans isolate KBUSLIRL chromosome 4, ASM5000362v1, whole genome shotgun sequence genome:
- the LOC142234180 gene encoding uncharacterized protein LOC142234180 — translation MFQIRKPRKMNKRKLDVICSPGTYKRISFDEEYQQNVVDEIAGDSFDEVVFTQSEDDFLFHVENEVITCTNDDEGTGKPVWIEPAVKFLISKVKELRPKVGKSASLKNKKQMWIKISEELCSLGYNFNSQQVETKYFSLERKYKRTQLYNSKTGRNRQTCPYQSELDDLLQEKKSINPDFVLDSEAEVSSADLKLIEGPNLSETDPCCSSSRKRKTALQQFIDMSEEHAKKKRRE, via the exons atgtttcaaataCGTAAACCaagaaaaatgaataaaagaaaattggacGTAATTTGCTCACCGGGAACATACAAAAGAATTTCTTTCG ATGAGGAATACCAGCAAAATGTGGTGGACGAAATTGCTGGTGATAGTTTTGATGAAGTAGTTTTCACCCAGAGTGAAGATGACTTTCTTTTCCACGTTGAAAATGAAGTCATCACTTGCACCAACGACGATGAAGGAACCGGGAAGCCCGTGTGGATTGAGccagcagtaaaatttttgatatccaAAGTGAAAGAATTACGGCCAAAAGTGGGAAAATCGGccagcctaaaaaataaaaaacaaatgtggATAAAGATTTCAGAAGAATTGTGTTCACTTGGATACAATTTCAATTCTCAACAAGTGGAAACCAAGTATTTCAGTTTGGAACGGAAATACAAACGCACACAACTTTACAACTCTAAGACTGGTCGGAATAGGCAGACGTGCCCTTATCaaag CGAATTGGACGATCTTTTGCAAGAAAAAAAGTCTATAAATCCAGATTTTGTACTCGACAGTGAAGCGGAAGTGTCTTCGGCGGATTTAAAACTCATCGAAGGCCCAAATTTATCTGAAACAG ATCCATGTTGTTCATCATCAAGAAAACGGAAAACAGCCCTTCAACAATTCATAGACATGTCTGAAgaacatgcaaaaaaaaagagaagagAGTGA